In the Moritella sp. F3 genome, one interval contains:
- a CDS encoding phosphate ABC transporter substrate-binding protein, producing MKLLAKVALTAALISGVAQAGVVVIVNPTGPDSLSKAQVSKLYLGKSKKLPNGAKAQVIEQASGSAIRGEFHGGVTGKSDSQLQAYWSRLVFTGKGKPPKTIGSSSLIKSQVASHANAIAYIDSSEVDDSVKVVFTP from the coding sequence ATGAAACTATTAGCTAAAGTTGCCTTAACAGCAGCATTAATCTCGGGTGTAGCACAAGCTGGTGTGGTGGTTATTGTTAACCCAACAGGCCCTGACTCACTATCGAAAGCACAAGTATCTAAATTGTATTTAGGTAAATCGAAAAAATTACCTAATGGCGCCAAAGCACAAGTGATTGAGCAAGCGAGTGGCAGTGCTATTCGTGGCGAATTCCACGGTGGTGTGACAGGTAAAAGTGACTCACAACTACAAGCTTATTGGTCACGTTTAGTGTTTACCGGTAAAGGTAAACCGCCAAAGACTATTGGCTCATCATCACTGATTAAAAGCCAGGTAGCATCACATGCGAATGCGATTGCTTATATTGACTCGTCAGAAGTAGATGACAGTGTAAAAGTCGTATTTACACCTTAA
- a CDS encoding GGDEF domain-containing phosphodiesterase, with protein sequence MGSTDSLNHILINAIQHLPIGIFWKDIHGQYLGCNQHCLSLFDLPSEQFIIGKTDTQLQPAFKEKQFPNEALMQTDQEALIHGRSVIARMMQMETIYGQGQFEITKIPLHSNNGNIIGLLGIAIDVSSKFRSEKKLQEKTALLNSIFDALPDFVIYKDMQGRIVECNRAALKLAKKKKADVIGKTITEVLPASTAKVSIDYDSQLKSNYKSANYKMEFELAGRQVYVDVHKHPVIQNNELVGTVSISRDIKERRNTLEKIATLTKHDQLTKQLNRATFLQELENINPQHDWGMILIDIKKLGKLNSQYGTTIGDKVLVYVGKMIKEMAPNSAHLARIQGDRFAILTDQVSSPNQLNYLCNKLIDRLNRQIEIQGHVIDLAICIGATSYPDTIQNTNQLLTCSEQALLRSRKHIEQSYTLFDPILEAHAEAEKCLIDDLKQTINDKSIDLYYQPVIDANSKVVLGVEALARWHHPEQGLIMPIKFIELAEKNNLIGQLGEVVLEKACQQLAQWRAQDIDIFMAVNLSPIQFNDPQLISKIKHYIEYYDIPAHRLEIEVTESALMESNQTAEHMLEELIELGVRLSIDDFGTGYCSLSYLKNMPAHKLKIDKSFVDELELDKTTTAITRSVISLARELNITVTAEGVEEESQMQWLQAQQCDQFQGYLFSRPLPSDKFCLWYKTHHATHNNITYQQPTKTAMPLQVL encoded by the coding sequence ATGGGTAGCACAGACTCTCTGAATCATATATTGATCAATGCAATTCAACATCTGCCAATTGGCATTTTTTGGAAGGATATTCACGGTCAATACCTAGGCTGTAATCAACATTGCCTATCCTTATTTGATTTGCCATCAGAGCAATTCATTATTGGTAAAACAGATACACAACTACAACCCGCATTTAAAGAAAAACAGTTTCCCAACGAAGCGCTTATGCAAACCGATCAAGAGGCGCTAATCCACGGGCGCAGTGTCATTGCCAGAATGATGCAAATGGAAACGATCTATGGACAAGGCCAATTTGAGATTACCAAAATTCCACTGCACAGTAACAATGGCAACATAATAGGCTTACTGGGTATTGCGATTGATGTATCAAGTAAATTTCGTTCGGAGAAAAAATTACAAGAAAAAACAGCCTTACTAAACTCTATTTTTGATGCTCTACCTGACTTTGTTATTTATAAAGACATGCAAGGCCGAATCGTCGAGTGCAACCGTGCAGCACTCAAATTAGCGAAAAAGAAGAAGGCCGATGTAATCGGTAAAACCATTACAGAAGTGCTGCCTGCATCAACGGCAAAGGTCAGTATCGATTATGATAGCCAGTTAAAATCAAACTATAAAAGTGCTAATTACAAAATGGAATTTGAATTAGCAGGCCGACAAGTCTACGTCGATGTGCACAAACACCCTGTCATTCAAAATAATGAATTAGTCGGTACCGTCAGTATATCTCGAGATATAAAAGAGCGCCGTAATACCCTAGAAAAAATTGCAACACTAACCAAACACGATCAATTAACCAAACAATTAAACCGAGCCACATTTCTACAAGAACTTGAAAATATCAATCCGCAGCACGACTGGGGGATGATCCTCATTGATATAAAAAAACTGGGTAAATTAAACAGCCAGTACGGTACAACCATCGGTGATAAAGTACTTGTATATGTTGGTAAGATGATCAAGGAGATGGCACCTAACTCCGCCCATTTAGCCCGCATACAAGGGGATAGGTTTGCTATTTTAACCGACCAAGTTAGCTCGCCAAATCAGCTTAATTACCTGTGTAATAAATTGATCGACAGACTTAATAGACAAATAGAAATTCAAGGCCACGTCATTGATCTCGCGATATGCATTGGTGCGACTAGCTACCCTGATACTATTCAAAATACCAATCAATTACTCACTTGCAGTGAACAGGCATTACTGCGATCACGTAAACATATAGAACAAAGTTACACCTTATTTGATCCTATATTAGAAGCGCATGCAGAGGCAGAAAAATGCTTAATAGACGATTTAAAACAAACGATTAATGATAAATCTATCGATCTATATTACCAGCCAGTTATCGATGCAAACAGTAAAGTCGTACTTGGGGTTGAAGCACTAGCGCGCTGGCATCACCCAGAGCAAGGACTCATCATGCCCATTAAATTCATTGAACTTGCTGAAAAAAATAACTTAATCGGTCAACTCGGTGAAGTGGTATTAGAAAAAGCCTGTCAGCAACTTGCACAATGGCGAGCACAAGATATTGATATTTTTATGGCCGTCAACTTATCACCGATCCAATTTAACGATCCACAACTTATTAGCAAAATAAAACATTACATTGAATACTACGATATACCAGCACATCGGCTAGAAATCGAAGTGACCGAAAGTGCATTGATGGAGTCAAATCAAACCGCAGAACACATGTTAGAGGAATTAATTGAGCTCGGAGTGCGTTTGTCTATCGATGATTTTGGGACTGGATATTGCTCGCTATCTTATTTAAAAAATATGCCAGCGCATAAACTAAAAATTGATAAGTCATTTGTCGATGAACTTGAACTCGATAAAACCACAACGGCTATTACACGCTCAGTGATCAGTTTAGCGAGGGAATTAAATATTACCGTGACAGCGGAAGGTGTCGAGGAAGAGTCGCAGATGCAGTGGTTACAAGCACAGCAATGTGATCAATTTCAGGGGTATTTATTTAGTCGCCCGTTACCGAGCGACAAATTTTGTCTGTGGTATAAAACACACCATGCCACACACAATAATATTACTTATCAGCAACCAACAAAAACAGCGATGCCATTGCAGGTATTATGA
- a CDS encoding DNA polymerase III subunit chi, which yields MKKVTFYIMQESKNDVEANMPQHHELACKLAGEFYQQGQRVYIHANDESAANQVDEYLWQLDANSFVPHNLQGEGPRNGAPVEIGFQPPRHRYQVLINLHDHTPQFAVNFNQIIDFVPHQDGLKQQARERYKHYRQTGLQLLTVNAE from the coding sequence ATGAAAAAAGTCACTTTTTATATCATGCAAGAATCTAAAAATGACGTTGAGGCTAACATGCCACAGCATCATGAACTTGCGTGTAAACTGGCTGGTGAGTTTTATCAGCAAGGACAACGCGTCTATATCCATGCCAACGATGAATCGGCAGCCAATCAGGTTGACGAATACCTGTGGCAATTAGATGCGAACAGTTTTGTACCACATAATTTACAAGGTGAAGGTCCACGTAATGGCGCGCCCGTTGAAATTGGTTTTCAACCTCCCCGCCACCGCTATCAGGTACTTATCAACCTGCACGACCATACACCGCAATTTGCAGTTAACTTTAATCAGATTATCGATTTTGTACCGCATCAAGACGGCTTAAAACAACAAGCTCGAGAGCGTTACAAACATTATCGTCAAACAGGGTTACAGCTGTTAACTGTGAACGCCGAATAA
- the mrdA gene encoding penicillin-binding protein 2, which produces MIKTTVSTKRIPIENPEDTLALFSRRAAASVFMIVAMTAVLLANLYHLQVSGYSKYVGRANNNRIRIVPIPPNRGLIYDRNGILLAKNVPIYSLEIIPEKIVSIDNTLAKLQTLFELSDDDISDFKQSMQHTRHFKSVSLVDQLTEKQVAMFSVHKYQFPGVFVDAFLERYYPYRENLTHILGYVAKINDRDIKRLKQQHKYKQYRATRTIGKLGIERSYEETLHGQSGFAKVEVNNQGRVIRTLETVAPIPGKDITLNIDINLQLYANKLLTEKKIDPLTGKPVLKHKRGALVVLDPSDDSILAMVSSPSYDPNLFVHGISSTKYKALLADPDRPLFNRVTLGTYSPGSTAKPMIAAAALAEGVITPDTKRNDAGWWRIPNTNTRKWRDDIRWGFGEVDIYKAIEKSVNTYFYPIAYDMGIDRLSAWMNKFGYGLPSGVDINEDSRANMPTREWKQAHYKQSWYQGDTIPIGIGQGYWTATPLQIAKATSVVANKGLVHRPHIVRSIVENSVDTPITFNDFAKLNGVKPETWDIVQEGMRRVLVTGTGRKAFNNVAYDAAGKSGTSQVFGLAHGENYNAEELTERLRDHALFTAFAPLKSPKVLVTAVLENGGWGRRAAPMVRKIMDYVLIKPTLAPQSAQLHKSS; this is translated from the coding sequence GTGATCAAAACAACTGTAAGCACAAAACGTATTCCCATAGAGAATCCTGAAGATACCCTTGCACTTTTCTCACGTAGAGCTGCCGCGTCAGTGTTTATGATCGTAGCGATGACCGCTGTGCTACTCGCTAATTTATACCACTTGCAGGTATCTGGTTACAGTAAATACGTCGGACGAGCGAATAACAATCGCATTCGAATTGTGCCAATTCCGCCTAATCGAGGATTGATTTATGATCGCAATGGCATCCTATTAGCTAAAAATGTACCTATTTATTCACTTGAAATTATCCCAGAAAAAATAGTAAGCATAGACAATACCTTAGCAAAATTACAAACGCTATTTGAATTAAGTGATGATGATATCAGCGACTTTAAACAGTCAATGCAACACACTCGGCACTTTAAATCTGTGTCGCTTGTCGACCAGTTAACCGAAAAACAAGTCGCCATGTTTAGCGTACATAAATATCAATTTCCTGGCGTCTTTGTTGATGCTTTTCTCGAGCGTTATTATCCGTATAGAGAAAATTTAACCCACATATTAGGCTATGTCGCTAAAATTAATGATCGTGATATCAAACGATTAAAGCAGCAGCATAAATATAAGCAATATCGTGCGACCAGAACCATAGGTAAACTGGGCATTGAGCGATCTTATGAAGAAACCCTGCATGGCCAATCAGGCTTTGCAAAAGTCGAAGTCAATAACCAAGGCAGAGTGATCCGCACATTAGAGACTGTCGCACCAATCCCAGGTAAAGATATAACCCTCAATATCGATATTAACCTTCAGCTATATGCTAACAAGCTACTGACCGAGAAAAAAATAGATCCACTCACAGGCAAGCCTGTACTTAAACATAAACGTGGTGCCCTGGTGGTATTAGACCCTAGCGATGACTCCATTCTGGCTATGGTGTCCAGCCCAAGTTATGACCCGAACTTATTTGTGCATGGTATCTCATCAACCAAATACAAGGCACTATTGGCAGATCCCGACCGACCGTTATTCAATCGTGTCACGCTAGGTACTTATTCTCCGGGTTCTACAGCCAAGCCTATGATTGCTGCGGCAGCATTAGCTGAAGGTGTCATTACTCCTGATACCAAAAGAAACGATGCAGGTTGGTGGCGCATCCCCAATACCAATACTCGAAAATGGCGAGATGATATACGTTGGGGCTTTGGCGAAGTTGATATTTACAAAGCGATAGAAAAATCGGTAAATACCTACTTTTACCCTATCGCTTATGACATGGGGATTGATCGCTTATCCGCTTGGATGAACAAGTTTGGTTACGGCCTGCCTTCGGGCGTTGATATTAATGAAGATAGCCGCGCAAATATGCCAACGAGAGAGTGGAAACAGGCTCATTATAAACAATCTTGGTATCAAGGCGATACGATCCCAATTGGTATAGGACAAGGCTATTGGACAGCAACACCACTACAAATAGCCAAAGCGACCTCTGTTGTGGCGAATAAAGGCTTAGTGCATAGACCGCATATCGTTCGTAGCATTGTTGAAAATAGTGTTGATACCCCGATTACTTTCAACGACTTTGCTAAACTTAACGGCGTAAAACCTGAAACATGGGATATTGTCCAGGAAGGCATGCGCCGCGTGTTGGTGACAGGTACAGGTCGTAAAGCGTTTAACAATGTGGCTTATGACGCCGCGGGTAAATCAGGTACGAGTCAGGTATTTGGGCTCGCTCATGGCGAAAATTATAATGCCGAGGAGTTAACGGAGCGTTTACGAGATCATGCTTTATTCACTGCTTTTGCGCCACTGAAGTCGCCGAAAGTCTTGGTGACAGCGGTACTCGAAAATGGCGGCTGGGGTCGACGCGCTGCGCCCATGGTCAGAAAAATAATGGACTATGTATTAATCAAACCAACATTAGCACCGCAATCAGCGCAGCTACATAAATCCTCTTAG
- a CDS encoding valine--tRNA ligase — MEKIYNPQAIEQALYQNWEEQGYFKPNGDLTKDAYSIMIPPPNVTGSLHMGHAFQQTIMDALTRYKRMQGNNTLWQVGTDHAGIATQMVVERKIAAEENKTRHDYGRDAFIDKIWDWKNESGGNITRQMRRLGTSVDWDRERFTMDDGLSEAVKEVFVRLFKEDLIYRGKRLVNWDPKFHTAISDLEVESKEKQGSMWYFRYPLADGETTADGKDHIVVATTRPETMLGDSAVAVHPKDERYAALVGKDIILPIVGRRIKIVADDYADMEKGTGCVKITPAHDFNDYEVGKRNNLVMFNILTENADIREEAEIINSDGTENTELTFTIPAEYQGMERFAARKAIVAKFEELELLEKIEPHTLQVPYGDRSGVVIEPLLTDQWYVSVGPMAKVATDAVKDGEIQFVPKQYENMYFSWMNDVQDWCISRQLWWGHRIPAWYDNEGNVFVGRDEAEVRAENNLGPEIALRQDDDVLDTWFSSALWTFSTQGWPQQTQDLKVFHPSDVLVTGFDIIFFWVARMIMMTMHFIKDENGKPQVPFKTVYVTGLVRDEAGDKMSKSKGNVLDPLDMIDGIDLESLVEKRTGNMMQPQLAKKIEKATRKEFEGGIEAHGTDALRFTLAAMASTGRDINWDMKRLDGYRNFCNKLWNASRYVLMNTEEHDCGQNGGDMEFSLADRWIQGQFQESIKAYREAVDTYRLDLAANIAYEFTWNQFCDWYLELTKPVFAQGTEAQLRGTRHTLVTILEELQRLMHPIMPFITEEIWQRVAPLAGKHTEGATIMLQAFPEFDADKVDAQSMQDLEWVKTFIIAVRNIRGEMDISPSKPISILLKNVGPEEQRRLDENQQFLSSLAKLEAITILDDNEEAPISATSLLGDMEILIPMAGLIDKDAEIARINKQMEKVQKDLDRVSGKLNNEKFVGKAPEAVIAKEREKLAEFESTIAKLDAQKARIESI; from the coding sequence ATGGAAAAAATATACAATCCCCAAGCCATTGAGCAAGCGCTTTACCAGAACTGGGAAGAGCAAGGTTACTTCAAGCCAAACGGCGATCTAACAAAAGATGCATACAGCATCATGATCCCACCGCCAAATGTCACTGGTAGCCTGCACATGGGTCATGCCTTCCAACAAACGATCATGGATGCGCTAACTCGTTACAAGCGTATGCAAGGTAACAACACGTTATGGCAAGTTGGTACCGATCACGCTGGTATCGCAACACAAATGGTTGTTGAACGTAAGATTGCAGCTGAAGAAAACAAAACGCGCCACGATTATGGCCGTGATGCTTTCATCGACAAGATCTGGGATTGGAAAAACGAATCAGGCGGTAACATCACGCGTCAAATGCGTCGTTTAGGCACATCTGTAGATTGGGATCGCGAACGTTTTACGATGGATGACGGCCTGTCTGAAGCAGTAAAAGAAGTATTCGTACGTTTATTTAAAGAAGATCTTATTTACCGTGGCAAGCGCCTAGTAAATTGGGATCCAAAATTCCACACAGCTATTTCTGATCTTGAAGTTGAGAGCAAAGAAAAGCAAGGCAGCATGTGGTACTTCCGCTACCCACTAGCAGACGGCGAAACAACTGCTGACGGTAAAGATCACATCGTTGTAGCGACAACACGTCCAGAAACAATGCTAGGTGACTCTGCGGTTGCAGTACACCCGAAAGACGAACGCTATGCAGCGCTTGTTGGTAAAGACATCATTCTTCCTATTGTTGGTCGTCGCATCAAGATTGTTGCAGATGACTATGCTGATATGGAAAAAGGCACGGGTTGTGTAAAAATCACACCTGCTCATGACTTTAACGATTACGAAGTTGGTAAGCGTAACAACTTAGTGATGTTCAACATCCTAACTGAAAACGCTGATATCCGTGAAGAAGCGGAAATCATCAACTCAGACGGCACAGAAAACACTGAACTAACGTTCACTATTCCTGCTGAATACCAAGGCATGGAACGTTTTGCTGCACGTAAAGCAATCGTAGCTAAGTTTGAAGAGCTTGAGCTACTAGAAAAAATTGAACCACATACACTACAAGTACCTTACGGCGATCGTAGTGGTGTTGTGATTGAGCCACTACTAACAGACCAATGGTATGTTAGTGTTGGTCCAATGGCGAAAGTAGCAACTGACGCAGTTAAAGATGGCGAAATTCAGTTCGTGCCAAAACAGTACGAAAACATGTACTTCTCGTGGATGAACGACGTACAAGATTGGTGTATCTCACGTCAACTTTGGTGGGGTCATCGTATTCCAGCTTGGTACGATAACGAAGGGAATGTATTCGTTGGTCGTGATGAAGCGGAAGTTCGTGCAGAAAACAACTTAGGTCCAGAGATCGCATTACGTCAAGACGACGATGTGCTTGATACTTGGTTCTCATCTGCGCTTTGGACATTCTCAACACAAGGCTGGCCACAGCAAACGCAAGATCTTAAAGTGTTCCACCCAAGTGATGTACTGGTAACAGGTTTCGACATCATCTTCTTCTGGGTTGCACGTATGATCATGATGACGATGCACTTCATCAAAGATGAAAACGGCAAGCCACAAGTACCTTTTAAAACTGTTTATGTAACAGGTTTAGTACGTGATGAAGCTGGCGATAAAATGTCAAAATCAAAAGGTAACGTACTTGATCCACTAGACATGATCGACGGTATCGACCTTGAGTCACTAGTAGAAAAACGTACTGGTAACATGATGCAGCCACAACTTGCTAAGAAAATTGAAAAAGCAACGCGTAAAGAATTTGAAGGCGGCATTGAAGCTCACGGTACTGACGCATTACGCTTCACATTAGCAGCAATGGCATCGACTGGTCGTGACATTAACTGGGACATGAAACGTCTTGATGGTTACCGTAACTTCTGTAACAAACTATGGAACGCAAGCCGTTACGTATTAATGAACACAGAAGAACATGATTGTGGCCAAAATGGCGGCGACATGGAATTCAGTCTTGCAGATCGCTGGATCCAGGGTCAATTCCAGGAATCAATCAAAGCTTACCGTGAAGCAGTTGATACTTACCGTCTTGATCTTGCAGCAAACATCGCTTACGAATTCACATGGAATCAGTTCTGCGATTGGTACTTAGAATTAACTAAACCAGTATTTGCACAAGGTACGGAAGCGCAACTGCGTGGTACACGTCATACGCTAGTAACGATCCTAGAAGAGTTACAACGTTTGATGCACCCAATCATGCCGTTCATCACTGAAGAGATCTGGCAGCGTGTTGCACCACTTGCTGGTAAGCACACTGAAGGCGCAACGATCATGCTACAGGCATTCCCTGAGTTTGATGCAGACAAAGTTGATGCGCAATCAATGCAAGATCTAGAATGGGTTAAGACATTCATTATCGCTGTACGTAATATTCGTGGCGAAATGGACATCAGCCCAAGTAAGCCTATTTCTATCTTGCTTAAAAACGTAGGACCTGAAGAGCAACGTCGTCTAGACGAAAACCAACAGTTCCTAAGTTCATTAGCAAAATTAGAAGCTATTACAATTCTTGATGATAACGAAGAAGCGCCAATCTCAGCAACCTCTCTATTAGGCGACATGGAAATCTTAATTCCAATGGCTGGTCTAATCGATAAAGATGCTGAAATTGCCCGTATCAACAAGCAAATGGAAAAAGTCCAAAAAGACTTAGACCGTGTTTCAGGCAAGCTAAACAACGAGAAATTTGTTGGTAAAGCACCAGAAGCAGTAATTGCCAAAGAACGTGAAAAACTAGCGGAATTTGAAAGCACTATTGCTAAACTTGATGCTCAAAAAGCACGAATTGAATCGATCTAA
- a CDS encoding porin, translated as MKKAFIMLPLAAVCASQFVMAAPTDSQRLAQLEQELAMLQEESSYDSLSDRMSINGFFTGKVGVANNDAGYNGYDKDADFSEGSKLGLQGSFALTEQTKIVAQLVARGSDDWSTEMEWAFLSHDFDNGFVTRIGRLRVPLYMYSDYLEVGFAQPWASPPSELYSIVPLSSFDGVDAIYDFDMGDVAVTLQASYGHADRDTGAALGEVDYKDILGASASFAYEEWVFRTTYYQTTLDSKDGSTFFDEEDSYFAGVGLSYDNGSLLAISEFAVSDVEGQYSDTESGYITLGYRISDFTPYVTYAFLKTTDDSERALPYEPAFNWKRNAYSIGTRYDISSNLALKADVTYADGFDGTSGGLSSNLDSLGSQINEDTIVYTVSFDAVF; from the coding sequence ATGAAAAAAGCATTTATAATGCTACCACTGGCTGCTGTTTGTGCATCGCAATTTGTGATGGCTGCACCAACTGATTCGCAGCGTCTTGCTCAACTTGAGCAGGAATTAGCAATGTTACAGGAAGAGAGCTCGTATGACTCGCTATCTGATCGGATGTCTATTAATGGTTTCTTCACTGGTAAAGTTGGTGTGGCTAATAACGATGCTGGATATAATGGCTACGATAAAGATGCCGACTTCTCTGAAGGCAGCAAACTTGGCCTGCAAGGTTCGTTCGCATTAACAGAGCAAACAAAAATTGTTGCTCAGCTCGTTGCTCGCGGTAGTGATGATTGGTCTACTGAAATGGAATGGGCATTCTTAAGCCATGATTTTGATAATGGCTTTGTTACACGTATCGGTCGCTTACGTGTGCCATTGTATATGTATTCTGATTATTTAGAAGTGGGTTTCGCACAACCTTGGGCTTCACCACCAAGTGAACTTTACAGTATTGTGCCACTGTCATCGTTTGATGGGGTTGATGCGATTTACGATTTTGATATGGGTGATGTTGCTGTCACACTACAAGCAAGTTATGGTCATGCTGACCGTGACACTGGAGCAGCGCTCGGCGAAGTGGACTACAAAGATATTCTCGGCGCTTCAGCATCGTTTGCTTATGAAGAGTGGGTTTTCCGTACTACGTATTACCAAACAACACTTGATAGTAAAGACGGATCAACCTTTTTTGATGAAGAAGATAGCTATTTTGCTGGTGTTGGTTTGAGTTATGATAACGGTTCATTACTTGCGATCTCAGAGTTTGCGGTTTCTGATGTTGAAGGTCAATACTCGGATACAGAGTCTGGTTATATCACCCTAGGTTACCGTATTAGCGATTTCACTCCCTACGTGACTTATGCTTTCCTTAAAACGACGGATGATAGTGAGAGAGCTCTTCCTTATGAACCAGCTTTTAACTGGAAGCGTAATGCTTACAGCATTGGTACGCGTTATGACATTAGCTCTAACCTCGCACTAAAAGCCGATGTTACTTATGCTGATGGCTTTGATGGCACATCCGGCGGCTTGAGTTCAAATCTCGATAGTTTGGGTAGTCAAATTAACGAAGATACTATTGTTTACACCGTATCATTTGATGCAGTATTTTAA
- the rraB gene encoding ribonuclease E inhibitor RraB, which yields MDFEKEFAELKVEAEEIIDNLLEDGSDPDAVYSIEHHFAGDDFAQLEKAAIAAFKLGYDVSDPEEVELEDGQKVFAFDCIVETELDIDTITRDIEALLKMSIEQDVTYDGWGTFFEEDAS from the coding sequence GTGGATTTTGAAAAAGAATTTGCCGAGCTGAAAGTTGAAGCCGAAGAGATCATTGATAACCTATTAGAAGATGGCAGTGATCCTGATGCTGTTTATTCTATTGAACATCATTTTGCTGGTGATGATTTTGCACAGCTAGAAAAAGCGGCGATTGCTGCATTTAAGCTGGGCTACGATGTATCAGATCCTGAAGAAGTTGAGCTAGAAGACGGCCAAAAAGTATTCGCATTCGACTGTATTGTTGAAACGGAACTGGATATCGATACCATCACTCGTGATATCGAAGCACTACTTAAAATGTCTATCGAACAAGATGTTACTTATGACGGCTGGGGCACTTTCTTCGAAGAAGATGCATCATAA
- a CDS encoding phosphate ABC transporter substrate-binding protein, translated as MNLLAKVVLTTALFSGVAQAGVVVIGNPNGPDALSKSQVSKLYLGKSKKLPNGSKASVLEQAKGNAVRDEFHGAITGKSDAQLQAYWSRLVFTGKGKPPKALGSSASVKNSVASNINAIGYIDEADLDASVKVVFKP; from the coding sequence ATGAATTTATTAGCTAAAGTTGTGCTAACCACAGCATTATTTTCTGGTGTTGCACAAGCGGGTGTTGTGGTTATTGGTAACCCAAATGGCCCAGATGCATTATCAAAATCTCAAGTATCAAAACTGTATTTGGGTAAATCGAAAAAATTACCGAATGGCAGTAAAGCAAGCGTACTAGAGCAAGCTAAAGGTAATGCTGTTCGTGACGAGTTTCATGGTGCAATCACAGGTAAAAGCGATGCACAATTACAAGCTTACTGGTCACGTTTAGTCTTTACAGGTAAAGGTAAGCCACCAAAAGCACTTGGCTCATCGGCGTCGGTTAAAAACTCAGTGGCGTCGAATATCAACGCGATTGGTTATATTGATGAAGCCGACCTTGATGCTTCAGTGAAAGTGGTATTTAAACCTTAA